DNA sequence from the Butyricimonas faecalis genome:
TTTTTCCGAATTTTCAAAAGCTAACCCGTATTATCGGAAAAAATTGGAGAACGGCTATGTCCCCATGTGGTTGGAGGATACCGGGACGGAACAAAATACGGGAACGTTAAAAAATCCGTTGTATGCGTGGGGAATAAAAAATACGAATATCGGTAATTCGATCGCCTTGCGTGATAACTTCTCGATCGAGTGGAGGATGTATCCTTTTTTAAGGGTGAAGGCAAGGGTCGGGCTAACCAAGAACGTGAGCCGGGATGAGCAGTTTAAATCCCCCAAACATCCTGATTTTCTGGAAACGGAAAAGTTGAAACAGGGGTCATTTTCGGCTTCGACCACGGAGGCATTCTCGTATAACGGGGATTTGAATATTGCTTTCGGTAAGTTATTCGTGGAAAAACATCAAGTGAATGTGGTGGGAGGATGGTCTTTTAGCGAGAATAAAAGTAAGCGGGACGGTTACAGTGTTGTCGGTTTCAACGATGACCTGCATATGAATCCGGCTTTTTCCACGGGTTTTAAAGATGGACAGAAGCCTAATTATTCCTTGGAGCGCAGTCGTGCAACCAGTTTCTTCATGAATGTCAACTATTCTTTTATGAATCGCTACCTGATGGATTTCAACATGCGTTCGGACGGTACGTCTAAATTCGGGGCAAATAAACGATTCTCGACCACTTGGTCCGTGGGGTTGGCTTGGAATCTTCATAACGAGGAATTTATGAAGTCTTTGGGGCTTTTTTCGAATTTCAAAATCAGGGCATCCGTGGGGAATCCCGGGAATCAGAATTTTGACGCTTACCAGGCGATGAAAATTTACAAGTATAATGTGGAGCTGCAAAATATGTTCGGCTCCAGTGCGATTATAGACCAGTTCGGTAACAAGGATTTGGATTGGCAACGAACGTTGGATAAGAATATCGGGGTGGATATATCCATGTGGCGGAATCGGATCCGGGTGACATTGGATTATTATTACAAGGATACCGATCCTCTTTTGATCAGTGTTCCGATGCCTCCGTCCGTGGGCGTGGGTTCCATTAATGCAAATGCCGGGCGGCAGCTTTCCTGGGGATGGAACGGGAGTATTTTCGGAACAGTGATCCAGAAAAAGAATCTGAGTTGGTCGCTGAATGCGAATTTTAGAACGTCCAAGTCCGAGTATCGGGATATTGGTGATAAATTGAACGAGTTTAATGAATTGGGAAGTGCACAGAATTTAGTTCGTTACTATGAAGGGGCCAGTCCTGATGATATGTGGGCTGTGCCTTCGTTGGGAATTGATCCGGCAACCGGGGCGGAAATGTTCAGAAAAAAAGATGGATCCCAAACCTTTATCTATTCGACAGCCGACGAGGTAGTTGTGGGGTGTTCCCGTCCTGACGTGGAGGGAGTTATTGGCTCTTCTTTCTATTACAAAGGTTTTTCTGCTTCGGTAAATTTCCGGTATCGTTTAGGAGGAGAGGTGATGGCTTCGGCATTGTACTCGAAAGTGGAAAATCTATCGAAAGAGCAGATTTATTATAACCAGGATAAGCGGGCGTTGTATGATCGTTGGCAAAAACCGGGAGATAAGGCAAAGTTCAAGTCGATAAAGGATAATTCCGCTACACCGATGTCTTCCCGTTTCGTGAGGACGGAAAACACGTTTTCCGGTGAATCCATCTACATTGGATACGAATATTCCGGTGCGTGGATAAAGAAAATCGGGGCAGAAGGAGTTACTTTCAGGGCATATATGAATGATATTTTCCGGGTGTCTTCTTTCAAGGAAGAACGGGGAACGGATTATCCTTTTGCCCGTACGGTTTCATTTTCATTGAGTTTACGATTCTAAAAGACGAAATTATGAAATTTGCGAGTAAATTATTTAATAAGTTGAAATACATCACGATGATCGTGCTGGTTTCTACCGTGGTGTCTTGTGATAGTTGGTTGGATTTGGGATCGGAGGACCGGATTATGGAAAATACGCTTTTCTCTTCTCAAACCGGATTTATGACCGCGTTGAATGGGGTGTATATTGAATTGCTGAATGCCAACTTGTATGGAGGCACGTTGTCTTACAAGACGTTTGATGTTCTTGCGCAATACTATGATTGTGATAAAGATGAGCAGGCGTGGCAAAGGTTATCTACTTTTGACCCAACAACTAAAAAAGGACAAGTGTCCGGGTTGTGGTCGAAGGTGTATACGTTGCTTGTCAACGTGAACACGATTATAGAGGCGTGTGACGAGAGAAAAGATGTGCTGAATAGTGAATATTATCATGTCATCAAAGGGGAAGCTTTGGCGTTGCGGGGATTGTTGCATTTTGAGGTATTCAAGGTGTTTGGACCGATCTATTCCGTTGATCCGGAAACGGAGTGTATTCCTTATTCGGAATCTTCTGATTTGAGAGTACGACCTTTACTGAAAGCATCGGAAGTGGCGAGATTGATTATGGATGATTTCAAGGCGGCAGAGGAGTTGTTGAAGGATTATGATCCGGTAATTAAAAAAGGAGCGCTTTGGGGGGATGAAGGTCCGGGATTACCCAATGATATGGTGTATCGTTCCCTGCGCTTGAATTATTACGCGGTAAAGGCGTATATTGCCCGGCTGGCGTTGTACACGGGAGATAAGGAAACAGCGTTGACGTATGCCCGACAAGTGATCAAAGAAACGCAGGAGGATAATAGCTGGTTTCCTTTTGTGACCCGTGCGGCGGCTACGACTCTTTCGAAATGGGACCGGGTGTATAAAACGGAAATCTTGTTCGGGTTGTATAATTTGAAGCGGTCAGACGTGTATGAATCCACTTTTTCCAACAAATTGGGAGAGAAGGTGATTCTACGCCCGACGGATGCTAATATCGAGAGTTTGTACGAGGAGGACACGCGGGTGAATGATTGGCGTTACACGGAACAATGGATGACGTTGAAAGACCCGGACGGGAATGAAAAGAAACATTTCGTGAAGTATATGACCGTGGATGATACAGAAGGGCCTGATGACAATAAAGTTAGCCAAGGGTACACGTATCTCATGCCTGTCATGCGGATTTCCGAGATGCATCTGATCGTGGCGGAATGTTCCAATGATGAGGAGGAAGCGTTTGACCATCTGAATCGATTACGGGCGGCACGGGGAGTTGCCAAGGCGAACCAAGCACTTGGGTTGATGAATCTGGTAGAGGCCGAATTCCGGAGGGAGTTTATTGGAGAGGGACAATTGTTCTGGTTTTACAAACGGCAGAATAGGACGCAAATACCTTCAAGTAAAGACTTCAATAACATGATCGAGATGGAGCAAAGTTTTTATTTGTTTGATTTGCCTCAAGGCGAGAAAGATAAACGGAGTATGGAATGATGAATTAAACGGATGAGATTATGAAACAAAGATATATAGCAATATTTGTTATGGGTCTGGCAATGTGGTTGTGCGCTTGTGAGACAGAGATGATGGGCTACGAAGGGGAGAGCGGTATTTATTTTATGATGCAGAAGGCTCCGGCTTCCGGGTATGGCGATTTGGAGCAGTATGAATACGTGGATACCACGTTGATTCCTTTTGCGATGTTCACGGCCAAGGATACCGTGTTACCAATCCGGGTGAGGATTATCGGGGATGTGGCAGATCACGACCGTTATTTCACCATTCGGGTGGTAGATACTCTCACGACGGCAAAGGTGGGAGAAGATTACGAACCGTTTGAGAATAGCCAAGTGGTAGAAGCCGGGGAGAGACAGACGGAAATCCCTTGCCGGATCGTGTGGACTGAAAAATTAATGCAAAATCCTGATACAGTGATTTATTTGACGGTACGACTGGAGGAGAGTGCGGACTTTAAGTTACCGTTGAAGAGATGGATTCCTTTCGGAAGCATATACGGTTCAAAAGATAAAGTAGTTAACCCTATTGTTCACGTGATCGGGATAAATGACCAAGTGGTTGTTCCCAAGCAATGGACCGTGAATTATTGGGGAGCTTTTTCTCCCACGAAGTTTAAGCTGGTATGCGAAGTACTTGGTTTATCGATGCAGGATTTTGAAGATAACAAGGTTATGACCTCGAATAGGGCGAAAGCGTTAGCCCAGAATTTTGATCGGTATCTGAAAGAGGAAAAGGCGGCAGGGCGTACGGTGATGGATAAGGATGCTGCTGGTAACGAGTTTGAGATGACGATGGGGCCTCTGATATGATTTATTTTTAAATGAAATGTTATGAGAATGATATATAAGATTTGGCTGATAGGATTATTGGGGATTTTCCTTTTTGAAAGTTGCTATGATGACAAGGGGAATTACTCCTATCGCGCGATTAACGAGATAACCGTGAAACATGACTTTTTTGGAGACACGACGATACGTATGTATTCTTTCGTGGATACCTTACGGGTTTTTCCTGAAATTTCGACATCCGTTAACAATGACCCCGATAATTATGAGTATGAATGGATGGCCGTGGGTGGCGATCAGACTATCGGTGGACAGTATCTGTTGGGAAAAGAAAAGGATTTGGTTTATCCGATTACGTTACCTTCTCAAAGGTATAGAGTCTATTTCAAAATTAAGGATAAGTCCACTGGATTGACTACGATTTCAAGTTTAAGTTTGCAGTTGTCAACCTTGTTTTCGCAGGGGTGGCTCGTGTTGGGAGAAGGAGATAACGGGTTGGCCCAACTTGATATGATATCAACGGGAGGAGAGGATACGACCTTGTTGAAAAATATTTTGCAAGAGGTTGATATTCAAGAATGGGGCAAGCCGACTTATATTTTTGTCCCGCCGTATCGCCCTGTTGCCGCATTGAATTATATTCACGTCGGGACGGATAAAGGTACTTACAGGCTTAGTACTTCAACCTTGTTGCCTATCGAAGGCGCACATTTGAAATGGTCTTTTTATGATATGTCGGCTGCCGGAGAGTGTGTGATGACTGAAGCGGCACAGATTATGGGATTTTATAGGGCCGCTATTGTGGATGGTAATTTGTATTATACGGAATTGTCTGGACAACAGTCTTGTTTCTTCGGATCCCCGAGTAATCATTACAAGGGGGATTATGATCTATTCCCCGTGGGCGATAAAATTGGGTATAGCGTGAAAGAGCGGGGACAAGCTATTGTGTTATATAACGAAAGAGACAGACGTTTCGTGTATCAGCAGAGCGGTTATGGGACCCCCATAGGTTATTGTGCGAATATATCTGATCGGGTAGGAGATCCTTTCTCTTGGGAACCGGGACTCGAGTATGTGACAACGCTCAATTGTCATAAAGGTTCGGGATCGACTTACACGATACTGAAAGATGGAAGTGATTTTTATTTGTATAGTTATAGAATTTCCAATAATTACGGTATTATAAAGCAGTTGGTGGTAAAAATGGATAACGTGATTGATTTGGATAAGGCTGAGTTTTTCGGGGCAAGCAATATGTTATCTGTGATTTATTATACCGTGGGCAATAAATTGTATGGCTATGATTTTGCGAGGAAGAAGTGTGAACTGTTGAAGACATTTGATGGTTACGAGATTACCTTGTTTTCATCGGATATCTTGGTGCAGACTTCGAGTGATTATTTTTATATAGCTCTTTATGACCCGTCGAAACCGACCTCTACAGGAGGAATGATTATGAAATATAAAGTGGTGGATGATGTGGATCATATTATCATTGAGGAAGAGAAAGGAAGTGAATGGAAGAATTTGTGCAAGGTAAAGAGTATCGCTTTTAAAACGAGATGATGCAAATAATAGGGAGGCTTCGGAGCTGTGCATCCGAGGCCCCCTTATTTGTATCTTAAGTATTTCTTTTTCTTGAGGAATCCGTTTCTTTAGGTTAATAAAAGAGCTAAAAGCCATTGTACGTTACGAAGTCGTTTACGTAAAACTTGATAAGCCTTTAGTTTCGTGGATTTGACAGTATTCACGGTTATATTTAGTTTTTGGGCAATTTCGATATTTGAATCCCCGTTCATTGTCATGATTACAATTTTTTGTGCTTGTCGGGATAGATGTCCGATGGCATTGTGAATTAAAGCATCGACTTCTTCTTCAAGGATATATTCTTGCTCTTCTTCGGGTGACACGAAAGTTTGTACATAAATTTCGTGTTTTTGTTTTATGCGTTCATGTTTCAAGTGATCCAGACAGGCGTTACGGACACAGGTGTACAAGTAACTTTTTATTTCAGAGAGTGTCGCAAACATCAGACGTTTTTCCCACATTTGAAGAAAAACATCTTGTACAATATCTTCGGCAATGTCGTTATCTTTTACAAAACGTGAAGCAAATGACCTGATAGGAAGATAAAATTGTTTAAATATCTTCTTGAATATACTCTCTTCACCGAAATGAAGTTTTGCTATAAAATTTTCATCAGACAAAATAAATCTTGTTACAAATATCATTCTCTAATTAGAATCAAAGGTATTGCTTTCGCCCCGAAAAGCAAGTTAGCCTTATGTGTAAACTTTAAATTTAACTTTTTTTAAATAATACTGATAGAAAAGTTGGTCGTTTTATATGTAAACAATTGATAATAGAATTGAAGTAAATGGGCGTAGAAAAATTAATCTTTAAATATCTTCAAGGAAAACTTTCTCGTGAGGAACAGAAAGAGTTGGATGAGTGGTTGAAAGATGAGAAAAATAAAAAAACTTTTTCTCGTTTGGTAGATAAACATCGCATCATGATGAAAATGGAGAGGATGGAGGAATATGATTGGCAGAAAAGTTGGAAACAAGTCGAATATAAACTGCATGGGAAGAGAAAAATATATAGGGGATATTGGATGGTTGCAGCTTCTCTATTGGGGATTGTGATCTTTGCGATGTGGAAGTTTACAAAAGAAGAGGAAAATACTTCTTCGATGTTTGTAATGCAAAGCATTGAGCCGGGGAGAGTAAATGCGGAACTTGTTCTATCGGATGGTCGAGTGATGACGTTAAATAAAGATAGTACTAATTTGTTCGTGTCTGAAAATGGAAATTTATTAGAGAATAGAGAGGGAGTATTATTTTCATCGACAGATTCGGGAAATATGCAAAAAGTAGATTATGGTGAAATAAGAACACCGAGAGGAGGGGAGTATCAAGTTGTGTTACCGGATGGAACAATCGTGTGGTTGAATTCAGAATCTAAATTGCGTTTCCCAACCATTTTTGAAGGAAAAGAACGTAAGGTGGTGGCTAGTGGCGAACTTTATTTTCAGGTGGCTCGGGATTCTTTATTGCCTTTTCGGGTAGAGATCGAGGGACTTTATGAGGTGGAAGTGCTGGGAACGGAATTTAATGTTCGTGCTTATCCTAGTTTACCTTCTGCGACAACGTTGGTAAAGGGAAGTGTTATGATTCGAGATGCTGATCAGAATATCCAATTGAAGCCGGGAGAGCAAGTGATAAAGGAACTTGATGGAAAAGGAATGATAAACGGGAGGTCGATGTAACTCCTTATATCGCTTGGAAACAAGGGTATTTCCTTTTTGAAAATGAACGATTGGAGATCATTTTGAATGAATTGGCTCGTTGGTATAATGTAAACGTATTCTTTGAAAACTCATCAGTACGCGATGAACGTTTTTCTGTGGATACGCGTAGGCATGAAAATTTTGAAGAGGTTCTCCGTTTGATAGAACAAACTAGGGCGGTGCAGATAGAAGTTAAAGGAAATAATGTTTTTGTGAAATAAAAAGTGTCAGACATGTAGCGGTGTCTGACACGGTGAGTGCCCAAAGGCACATTGTATAATTTAAACTAGACAAAGGTATGAAAAAAAAGAACGAGGAGGGCCTGTTTCGGCAGACCCGACAGAAAATTTTATTAATTATGAAATTGACAACCGCTTTTTTGTTGATGTCGTTTCTATCTGTTTCGGCAGAGACTATTGCACAAAGGACGACGATAAAAGTCTCGAATGCAAGTTTGAAATCTGTTTTCAAGGAGATCAAACAAAAAATGGGATATACTTTTATTTACAATGAGGGTGATGTGAATAAAGTTGGAAAAGTAACCTTGGATGTGACTTCTGACGATGTAAAGTATATTCTTGATAAATGTTTAAATAATACGTTACTTGGATATTATATTCAAGATGATGTGATCGTGATCCAGACTCGTGTAGAACAAATTATGAGAGAGGCGGAGAAAGAGTCTTTTCGAATAACGGGAATCGTGAAGGATAAAAAGGAAGAAGCCTTACCCGGGGTAACGATCTTAATAAAAGGAACGAGTATTGGAACGGCAACGGGTGCTGATGGTAAATTTTCAATGGAAGTGCCGAAAATGGATAGTGTTGTATTGGTCTTTTCTTTCGTGGGAATGAAAAATACGGTTGTCGTGTTGAAAGACTTAAAGAAAGATATGAAACCATTGACCGTGGTTATGGAAGAGGATAAAGAAGAGCTGTCTGAGATTGTTGTAACAGGAATGTTTAATCGAAGAAAAGAGGGTTTTACCGGATCGGCTCTTTCAGTAAAAGGGGATGATTTAAAGAAAATAAGTACGACAAACATAGCGAAAGCATTAGCAGCAATAGATCCTAGTTTTCGGATTATGGAGGATGTGTTGAATGGGTCTAATCCGAATCGTTTACCGGATTTGCGAATGCGAGGACAAGCCACGTTGCCCGGGGGAAGTAATGCCGGTGCTTCCGCGGAAATGGTGACTTTACAGGGAGAGTATGATACTTACCCTAATAAACCGTTGTTAATAATGGATGGTTTTGAGATCGACTTACAGACGATGGTTGATTTGGATCCGGACCGGGTTGAATCCATTACCTTGTTGAAGGATGCAGCTGCTACCGCGATATATGGTTCCCGGGCTGCGAATGGAGTCATTGTAATTGAATCCAAAACACCGAAAGAAGGACGTCTATGGGTTTCTTATGGTGGAAACCTTCGAATAGAAATACCTGATTTGTCAGACTACAATTTGATGAATGCGGAGGAAAAGTTGAGAGCAGAAGTGTTAGCCGGTATGTATAAAGGGAATAATGGCGTAGAAATACTTCAAAATTACCAAGATAAATTGAGAGAAGTAAAGCGTGGCGTGAACACGTATTGGTTGGATAAACCTTTACGAACTTCCGTGCAACAAAGACATACGGTAACTTTGGAGGGTGGTGATCGGGCATTGCGTTACCGGTTGTACGTGGGATACAATCATACCCCGGGAGTGATGAAAGGGAGTAAAAGAGATGTGATGACCGGAGCATTGGATTTGCAGTATCGTTTTAATAAAGTATTACTAAAAAATAGTATCACGGTCGATAATACCGTGGGGGACGAGTCTCCATGGGGGAGTTTTAGCGAGTACGCGAAATTGAATCCTTACTTGCGTCCTTACGGGGAAAACGGCGAAATATTGAAGCGTTTGGATAATTTTGTAATATTTACTTATACGGGAGGAAGAACGACCGATTATGCCAACCCGATGTACAATGCTACCTTGAACACGAAAAATAGAACAACCAACTTTAGTGTTAGAAACTTGTTTAGCGTGGAGTACAATCCCAACGAGGACATCCGGTTAATCGGTGCCTTTTCTCTTTCCAAGGGGAATGGTAAGACGGATGTTTTCAGACCTGCTCAACATACGGCTTTTGACAAAATAACAGATCCGACTAAAAGAGGTGATTTTAGGCGTACGCAGAGGGAAAACTTCCAATATTCATTAGATTTGACGGCAAGTTACAATAAACTACTGAATGAAGTACATTACTTGACGGCTAACGCTCGTATGTCAATTCAGGAGAGTAGAGATGAAAATTACGGAGCGTACGTAACAGGTTTCCCGAATGAAAATATGGATGAAATATTGTTTGGTAAACAATATAACGAGAAAATGTCCGGTTCGGAGAATACCTCTCGGTTGATAGGTTGGGCGGGAAGTTTCGGGTATTCTTACGCTTACAAATACTCTGTCGATTTTAACGTGCGGTTAGATGGTTCTTCTCAATTTGGAAAGGATAATCGGTTTGCACCTTTCTGGGCTGGCGGGATACGCTGGGATGTGAAAAAGGAAAATTTCATGTCTCGGGTTGATTTTATTTCAGAACTCGTGCTGAGAGGATCGTATGGAATTACCGGAACCCAAGGTTTTGCCCCGTATCAATCAAGGGAACTTTACAGTTATAATAATCTGCTTTACCCCTATTTGGCTTCTGATGGAACTGGCGTAGAGATTGTTGCGATGCCGAATGAGAAATTGAAATGGCAGCAGACAGGTACTTGGAACATTGCCTTGGAATTGGGCGTGTTGAAGGGGCGTATAACTGCTCGGGCAGAGTATTTCCGGAAGTTGACAAAGAATTCATTGACCCAAGTTACTTTAGCTCCTTCTTTAGGATTTAGTTCTTACCCGGAGAATTTGGGTTCTTTAGAAAATAAAGGAGTGGAATTGAACGTAGCCTTTATTCCTTATCAGGACACGAGAAATTCAGCTTACTGGACAATCTCCCTTAATGGTTCTCATAACAAAGATAAATTGAAAAAAATCTCAGAGGCATTACGCCACATGAATGAAGAAAATTATAATGAACAAGGGGATAGTCCGCTCCCGTATTATGAAGAAGGAGAGTCAATTAACCGGATCTGGGTGGTGAAATCCTTAGGAATAGATCCGATGACGGGCGAGGAGATATTGTTGAGAAGAAATGGAAAGATTACCGGAGAATATGATGTCGTAGATTTAGTGCCAGTAGGTACGACTGAACCGAAATGGCAGGGAAATATTAATTCTTCTTTTGCTTATAAGGGCTTTGGGATAGATGTAAGCATGGCTTATAAATTCGGAGGACAAGTGTATAATCAAACCTTGTTGGATAAGGTTGAAAATGCTGATTTGATGTATAATGCCGATAAACGGGTTTTAGACTTGAGATGGATGAATGTTGGCGATAAAGCAAAATTTAAGGGAATGAATACAGGTATTAACGGAGCCGGAACGAAAGCTACTTCCCGTTTTGTTATGGATGAAAACACGTTACAAATGACTTCGCTTTCATTGAGTTATCGTATGGATAAAACAAATACAAAATTCATTGAACGTTGGGGAGTAAGTTCTGTAAAATTTGCTTTTAATATGGAGGATTTATTCTATCTGTCGTCCGTGAAGCGGGAACGGGGAACTGATTATCCTTTTGCCCGTCAGTTTTCGTTTTCTCTAAATATTGCATTTTAATTAAACTTTTGAGATATGAAAAAGAGATTATATATATTATTACTAGGACTTGTGGCAGGGATCACCTCTTGTACCGATTGGTTGGATGTGCAACCTAAAACATCTATCCCGGTGGAAAAATTATTCGAGAGCGAAGCAGGATTTAAGGATGTCCTAACTGGATTTTATTTGAAGATGGGGCAGACCAACCTGTACGCAAAAAATTTAACCTATGGGTATCTTGATGCTATTTCCGGTAATTATGATGAGTTCCCGGGAGTAATGCGATGGCGAGAGATATATGATTACGATAATACGTGGTCGAGTGTGAAAGACGGAGTCTATACAAGTATGTACAATGTAATAGCAAACATCAATAATTTCTTGAAGTATATAGACAAGAATCGATCTGTTATCAAAACAGAGAAATACTATGAGTTGATGAAAGGAGAGGCTTTGGGATTACGCGCATTTTTGCATTTTGATTTGTTAAGATTGTATGGTCCCGTGTATAGTGTAACTCCGACGGGGAAAGCAATCCCGTATAGAACTAGTTTTGATCAAAAAGCAACTCCGGTTCTACCGGCAGAGAAGGTGATTGAGCATATCTTGACAGATTTGCATGAAGCAGATTCGCTATTGGAGATTTCAGATCCGAAGAATTTTGATTTACCGGAGTATTATAGCAAAGATTACAATGCTTTTGAAGATTCAAGACAGTTACGCATGAATACGTGTGCCGTAAAAGCCATGTTGGCCCGAGTATATTGTTATAAAGGGGATGCAGAAAGTAAGCGAAAAGCGCTAACGTACGCGTATGACGTTGTGGAGAGCAATTATTTTGCTCTTTATGAAGATAATTCTAATCCTGTTTTATTTGCTGAACATATTTTCGGTTTGAATGTTTATGAATTGGATAAATTATTGGAAGACGAAGGTAATTATAAAACACGAATTCCGGAAGGCCAACTTTCCGATGGCGTTTATATCATGCGTACGAAAGCTAATTTTGATGAACATTTTGAAACAGGAAGCCGGGGAACTTTTGATATCCGGGCAAATACATCCGCTTTTAAAAATGTTGCCGGGAATGGTAGTAAAGAATATAAACTTTGCCTGAAATACGATCAGTCTTCCTATACTTCTAATGCTTCAAAATATTACGGGAAAGATGTGTTGCCATTGATTCGATTACCCGAAATGTATTACATTATAGCAGAATGTGAGACTGATAAAAGTAAAAGTGCGGAGGCTTTAAATACCGTGATGTGGACCCGTGGGATTGCTTACGAGGACGGAGTTGTTGCAGACGATGATTATGATCGTTTGGACACAAGAGCGGGATACGATCCGACGCATACAAAGCGGGTCAATGAATTGATGAAAGAGTATCGGAAGGAGTTTTTCTCTGAAGGGCAATTGTTCTATTTTTATAAACGGCATAATTATAAAACTTTTCCTTATTGTGTAAAGGAGGATATGTCCGCTTCTTACCAATGGCCTTTACCGGATAACGAGAAAACTTTTGGTAATAACAATTAAAATTGATGAAGATGAAAAAATATAGATTTCTTTTGTTGTTATTGGTATCGTTTTTTTTGTATGTAGGATGTGA
Encoded proteins:
- a CDS encoding SusC/RagA family TonB-linked outer membrane protein; its protein translation is MKKSKKYFVFWERCIREKAKMPWRHVCLTCVILLMLPFVGKAQQQKVTVRVNKADVQEVFRQIKEQTGLNFVYDKEQMTAFPPVTLTMEGGTVDAVLKRVFAGSLFEYTYEGSSVVVRKRVTVAPKTDGVVIRGVVSDQDGNTLPGVSVVLKGATLGTASDADGKFALALPSLDGVVLTFTCIGMKTREIAVKDARALNVTLEEDSETIQEVVVTGIYTRNKESFTGSFATYSKEDLKMIGSQNVIQSLKSLDPSMLVLESKQWGSDPNRMPDIEIRGKTSVVGLKTEFDNDPNQPLFILDGIETTLETIVNLNMDRVASVTILKDAASTAIYGSKAANGVIVVETVQPEAGKLRLSYSGNYGIQFADLSAYNLMNASEKLEFERLTGLYEDLESYSNVVNIERYNRRLAEVKRGVDTYWMNEPLRTVFKHSHNVYIDGGDDAMRYGLGFGYNNSDGVMQGSDRNIISANVDLTYRRDKLLFANKFSMDVTHTEREPVAFSEFSKANPYYRKKLENGYVPMWLEDTGTEQNTGTLKNPLYAWGIKNTNIGNSIALRDNFSIEWRMYPFLRVKARVGLTKNVSRDEQFKSPKHPDFLETEKLKQGSFSASTTEAFSYNGDLNIAFGKLFVEKHQVNVVGGWSFSENKSKRDGYSVVGFNDDLHMNPAFSTGFKDGQKPNYSLERSRATSFFMNVNYSFMNRYLMDFNMRSDGTSKFGANKRFSTTWSVGLAWNLHNEEFMKSLGLFSNFKIRASVGNPGNQNFDAYQAMKIYKYNVELQNMFGSSAIIDQFGNKDLDWQRTLDKNIGVDISMWRNRIRVTLDYYYKDTDPLLISVPMPPSVGVGSINANAGRQLSWGWNGSIFGTVIQKKNLSWSLNANFRTSKSEYRDIGDKLNEFNELGSAQNLVRYYEGASPDDMWAVPSLGIDPATGAEMFRKKDGSQTFIYSTADEVVVGCSRPDVEGVIGSSFYYKGFSASVNFRYRLGGEVMASALYSKVENLSKEQIYYNQDKRALYDRWQKPGDKAKFKSIKDNSATPMSSRFVRTENTFSGESIYIGYEYSGAWIKKIGAEGVTFRAYMNDIFRVSSFKEERGTDYPFARTVSFSLSLRF
- a CDS encoding RagB/SusD family nutrient uptake outer membrane protein — translated: MKFASKLFNKLKYITMIVLVSTVVSCDSWLDLGSEDRIMENTLFSSQTGFMTALNGVYIELLNANLYGGTLSYKTFDVLAQYYDCDKDEQAWQRLSTFDPTTKKGQVSGLWSKVYTLLVNVNTIIEACDERKDVLNSEYYHVIKGEALALRGLLHFEVFKVFGPIYSVDPETECIPYSESSDLRVRPLLKASEVARLIMDDFKAAEELLKDYDPVIKKGALWGDEGPGLPNDMVYRSLRLNYYAVKAYIARLALYTGDKETALTYARQVIKETQEDNSWFPFVTRAAATTLSKWDRVYKTEILFGLYNLKRSDVYESTFSNKLGEKVILRPTDANIESLYEEDTRVNDWRYTEQWMTLKDPDGNEKKHFVKYMTVDDTEGPDDNKVSQGYTYLMPVMRISEMHLIVAECSNDEEEAFDHLNRLRAARGVAKANQALGLMNLVEAEFRREFIGEGQLFWFYKRQNRTQIPSSKDFNNMIEMEQSFYLFDLPQGEKDKRSME
- a CDS encoding DUF4843 domain-containing protein; translation: MKQRYIAIFVMGLAMWLCACETEMMGYEGESGIYFMMQKAPASGYGDLEQYEYVDTTLIPFAMFTAKDTVLPIRVRIIGDVADHDRYFTIRVVDTLTTAKVGEDYEPFENSQVVEAGERQTEIPCRIVWTEKLMQNPDTVIYLTVRLEESADFKLPLKRWIPFGSIYGSKDKVVNPIVHVIGINDQVVVPKQWTVNYWGAFSPTKFKLVCEVLGLSMQDFEDNKVMTSNRAKALAQNFDRYLKEEKAAGRTVMDKDAAGNEFEMTMGPLI
- a CDS encoding PKD-like family lipoprotein; the protein is MRMIYKIWLIGLLGIFLFESCYDDKGNYSYRAINEITVKHDFFGDTTIRMYSFVDTLRVFPEISTSVNNDPDNYEYEWMAVGGDQTIGGQYLLGKEKDLVYPITLPSQRYRVYFKIKDKSTGLTTISSLSLQLSTLFSQGWLVLGEGDNGLAQLDMISTGGEDTTLLKNILQEVDIQEWGKPTYIFVPPYRPVAALNYIHVGTDKGTYRLSTSTLLPIEGAHLKWSFYDMSAAGECVMTEAAQIMGFYRAAIVDGNLYYTELSGQQSCFFGSPSNHYKGDYDLFPVGDKIGYSVKERGQAIVLYNERDRRFVYQQSGYGTPIGYCANISDRVGDPFSWEPGLEYVTTLNCHKGSGSTYTILKDGSDFYLYSYRISNNYGIIKQLVVKMDNVIDLDKAEFFGASNMLSVIYYTVGNKLYGYDFARKKCELLKTFDGYEITLFSSDILVQTSSDYFYIALYDPSKPTSTGGMIMKYKVVDDVDHIIIEEEKGSEWKNLCKVKSIAFKTR
- a CDS encoding RNA polymerase sigma-70 factor; translation: MIFVTRFILSDENFIAKLHFGEESIFKKIFKQFYLPIRSFASRFVKDNDIAEDIVQDVFLQMWEKRLMFATLSEIKSYLYTCVRNACLDHLKHERIKQKHEIYVQTFVSPEEEQEYILEEEVDALIHNAIGHLSRQAQKIVIMTMNGDSNIEIAQKLNITVNTVKSTKLKAYQVLRKRLRNVQWLLALLLT
- a CDS encoding FecR family protein, whose product is MGVEKLIFKYLQGKLSREEQKELDEWLKDEKNKKTFSRLVDKHRIMMKMERMEEYDWQKSWKQVEYKLHGKRKIYRGYWMVAASLLGIVIFAMWKFTKEEENTSSMFVMQSIEPGRVNAELVLSDGRVMTLNKDSTNLFVSENGNLLENREGVLFSSTDSGNMQKVDYGEIRTPRGGEYQVVLPDGTIVWLNSESKLRFPTIFEGKERKVVASGELYFQVARDSLLPFRVEIEGLYEVEVLGTEFNVRAYPSLPSATTLVKGSVMIRDADQNIQLKPGEQVIKELDGKGMINGRSM